A stretch of the Fusobacterium varium genome encodes the following:
- a CDS encoding putative epoxyqueuosine reductase yields MTDMLKLKAELFEILREKGAVLTGVADLKEIIQNEKDIGISVAVPVPKHIVEDLKTAPTKEYFDTYHRLNAQLDEIVETGAEFLIKKGYKAQANTLKIVKKDENWCTPLPHKTVATNAGLGWIGKSCLLVTKEYGSAVRISSLITNAPLPTDEAIKESSCGNCRNCVERCPAKAFLGVNWSCGMAREKIFIKEVCKKTQLERMKKATGIDVDLCGLCFAVCPYTQRYLNE; encoded by the coding sequence ATGACAGATATGCTTAAATTAAAAGCTGAACTATTTGAAATATTGAGAGAAAAAGGTGCAGTATTAACTGGAGTTGCTGATCTTAAAGAAATTATTCAAAATGAAAAAGATATTGGCATTTCTGTAGCTGTTCCAGTTCCTAAACATATAGTAGAGGATTTAAAAACAGCTCCAACAAAAGAATATTTTGATACTTATCACAGATTAAATGCCCAATTGGATGAAATAGTGGAAACAGGGGCAGAATTTTTAATAAAAAAAGGATATAAAGCTCAAGCTAATACATTAAAAATTGTAAAGAAAGATGAAAACTGGTGTACTCCTCTTCCTCACAAAACAGTAGCTACAAATGCAGGGTTGGGATGGATTGGAAAAAGCTGCCTTCTGGTTACAAAAGAATATGGGAGTGCTGTTCGTATTTCAAGTCTTATTACTAATGCTCCTCTTCCAACAGATGAGGCTATTAAAGAGAGCAGCTGTGGAAATTGCAGAAATTGTGTAGAACGTTGTCCAGCAAAAGCATTTCTTGGGGTAAACTGGAGCTGTGGCATGGCTAGAGAAAAAATTTTTATAAAAGAAGTATGTAAAAAAACTCAATTAGAAAGGATGAAAAAGGCTACTGGAATTGATGTTGATCTTTGTGGTTTATGTTTTGCAGTGTGCCCTTACACTCAAAGATATTTGAACGAATAA
- a CDS encoding putative D-glutamate deacylase, producing MKIAINNGILIDPKNKIFKKMNLLIENGKIKELSDKRLSGDEELDCGNLYISPGFIDMHMHEDPMINGEIKINIFEKMLKMGVTTAIGGNCGIGSNNIKKYLDIIEKGNPVNFGTFLPHSVLREYIKANDRYENLESQDIEKMYQYGKNLIRENDLFGISFGIEYIPGIDFNELITLAGLGKNRIISAHLRNDGDDVLEALDEFLEIGNFIKAHLQISHIGSMAGYGQMNKFLSAVEEKRKKGIDVSCDCYPYTAFSTHIGSAVFDNDYIKRHKVEYNCLEIMEGKYKGQRCTETLFHILRKEFPNTLVTGHMMLEKDIETALKNPSTIIVSDGILGESGNGHPRASGTFPRFISKYVRDKKLMSLYEGIEKITSQPAKILKLNKGSLEIGADADITIFSLEEIADKATFVDSSLPPSGIKYVLVDGKIALKDGEITNLKLGKTVKYPKI from the coding sequence ATGAAAATAGCTATAAATAATGGAATTTTAATAGATCCTAAAAACAAAATATTTAAAAAAATGAATCTTCTTATAGAAAATGGAAAAATTAAGGAATTATCTGATAAAAGACTATCTGGTGATGAAGAACTAGATTGCGGTAATCTATATATATCTCCAGGTTTTATTGATATGCATATGCATGAAGACCCTATGATAAATGGAGAAATTAAAATTAATATATTTGAAAAAATGCTGAAAATGGGAGTTACTACTGCTATTGGCGGCAATTGTGGAATAGGTTCAAATAATATAAAAAAATATCTTGATATAATTGAAAAAGGAAATCCTGTAAATTTTGGAACTTTTCTTCCACATAGTGTGCTTAGAGAATATATTAAAGCAAATGACAGATATGAAAACCTAGAAAGTCAAGATATTGAAAAAATGTATCAATATGGTAAAAATCTGATTAGAGAAAATGATCTTTTTGGGATAAGTTTTGGTATTGAATATATTCCTGGAATAGATTTTAATGAATTAATAACTTTAGCTGGTCTTGGAAAAAACAGGATAATAAGTGCTCATCTCAGAAATGATGGTGATGATGTATTAGAAGCTTTAGACGAATTCCTAGAAATAGGAAATTTTATAAAAGCCCACCTGCAAATTTCACATATTGGAAGTATGGCTGGCTATGGACAAATGAATAAATTCCTTTCCGCAGTAGAGGAAAAAAGAAAGAAAGGAATTGATGTTTCTTGTGATTGTTACCCCTATACTGCTTTTAGTACTCACATAGGTTCAGCTGTATTTGATAATGACTATATTAAAAGACATAAAGTAGAATATAATTGTTTGGAGATTATGGAAGGAAAATATAAAGGTCAAAGATGTACTGAAACCCTTTTTCATATTCTTAGAAAAGAATTTCCTAATACTCTTGTTACAGGTCATATGATGTTGGAAAAAGATATAGAAACTGCCTTAAAAAATCCCAGCACAATAATAGTCAGTGACGGAATATTAGGAGAAAGTGGAAACGGTCACCCACGAGCTTCTGGCACTTTTCCTAGATTTATTTCTAAATATGTAAGAGATAAAAAACTTATGTCATTATATGAAGGTATAGAAAAAATAACTTCACAGCCTGCCAAAATATTGAAATTAAATAAAGGAAGTTTAGAAATTGGAGCTGATGCAGATATTACTATTTTTTCTTTGGAAGAAATAGCAGATAAAGCTACTTTTGTTGATAGTTCTCTTCCACCTTCTGGAATAAAATATGTCCTTGTTGATGGCAAAATAGCATTAAAAGATGGAGAAATTACCAATTTAAAGCTTGGAAAAACAGTTAAATATCCTAAAATATAA
- the hdhA gene encoding 7-alpha-hydroxysteroid dehydrogenase yields MKIAEQYSLKGKIAIITGAGDGIGKASALKLAEAGADVVCSDLDIEKARETAKEAAVFGVKALAVKCNVTVEEDLKNLVDETIKNFKKVNILVNNAGGGGGGREKLEELTLDYITFIYKLNVFSIFTLMKLCAPYMRKDNYGSIINISSMASNMVSPNMSVYGSSKAAINQLTKYAALDLGPEIRVNAIGPGAIRTKALASVLTPEIEEKMLAKTPIKRLGEVDDIAMAVLYFASPASSWTSGQILFVNGGGIQELD; encoded by the coding sequence ATGAAAATAGCAGAACAATATAGTTTAAAAGGAAAAATCGCTATTATAACAGGAGCTGGAGATGGAATAGGAAAGGCTTCTGCCCTAAAATTGGCTGAAGCTGGAGCTGATGTGGTATGCAGTGATTTAGACATTGAAAAAGCCAGAGAAACAGCTAAGGAAGCTGCAGTATTTGGAGTGAAGGCATTAGCTGTAAAATGTAATGTGACAGTAGAAGAGGATTTGAAAAACCTTGTAGATGAAACTATAAAAAACTTTAAAAAGGTAAATATATTAGTAAATAATGCAGGTGGAGGTGGGGGTGGAAGAGAGAAACTTGAAGAGCTTACACTTGATTACATAACTTTTATATATAAACTCAATGTATTTAGTATTTTTACTTTGATGAAACTTTGTGCCCCATATATGAGAAAAGACAATTATGGTTCAATAATAAATATAAGTTCAATGGCAAGTAATATGGTAAGTCCAAATATGAGTGTATATGGAAGTTCTAAAGCTGCAATAAATCAACTTACAAAGTATGCTGCTCTTGATTTAGGACCTGAGATCAGAGTTAATGCAATAGGACCAGGAGCAATAAGAACAAAGGCGTTAGCATCAGTTCTTACACCTGAAATAGAGGAAAAAATGCTGGCTAAAACTCCAATAAAAAGATTGGGAGAAGTGGATGATATAGCCATGGCAGTATTGTATTTTGCAAGTCCAGCTTCAAGTTGGACAAGTGGACAGATACTTTTTGTAAATGGAGGAGGAATCCAGGAACTGGATTAA
- a CDS encoding putative DNA starvation/stationary phase protection, protein MKKKQEELIYQMNKFLANLHIFKTIVHNYHWNLKGEHFFTIHPMLDGVMSETDEHIDEVAERILMIGGRPFASLKVYLEHSMLQEIESKPYTGIEAVKGILENFKLLLDEMNVALKMAADLEDQETVDLFTGIGAAYQKHIWMYTAWMTK, encoded by the coding sequence ATGAAAAAGAAACAAGAAGAGTTAATTTATCAAATGAACAAATTTTTGGCTAATTTACATATTTTTAAAACTATAGTACATAATTATCACTGGAATTTAAAAGGGGAACATTTTTTCACTATACATCCAATGCTTGATGGAGTTATGTCAGAAACAGATGAGCATATAGATGAAGTAGCAGAAAGAATACTTATGATAGGAGGAAGACCTTTTGCTTCTCTTAAAGTATATTTGGAACATTCTATGCTTCAAGAAATAGAATCAAAACCATATACAGGTATAGAAGCAGTAAAAGGAATACTTGAAAATTTTAAACTTCTTTTAGATGAAATGAATGTAGCGTTAAAAATGGCTGCAGATCTTGAAGATCAAGAAACAGTAGATCTATTTACAGGAATAGGAGCAGCTTA
- a CDS encoding putative transposon resolvase, producing MSGNLYAYCRVSTKDQKLERQEKNIKEYYKERLEDLIFFEEKFTGTTSDRPEWKKLIKIVREGDTIIFDSVSRMSRDGEEGYNDYLNLWKRKINLIFLNEQYLNTEIFNSQVEIYDKIENIEIDDTFSPLIKGIVETLKNILRKQIKVAFEQSEKERDDIVKRITEGQKLTIKKMGRPKRKIPEVLKNEIIDGYINSRKKDVKYFIDNYKISRKTFYNYINDLKNNF from the coding sequence ATGTCTGGAAATTTATATGCTTATTGTAGGGTATCAACAAAAGATCAAAAACTTGAAAGACAAGAAAAAAATATAAAAGAATATTATAAAGAAAGGCTGGAAGATCTTATTTTTTTTGAAGAAAAATTCACTGGAACAACTTCAGATAGACCAGAATGGAAAAAATTAATAAAAATTGTAAGAGAAGGAGATACTATCATTTTTGACAGTGTCAGTAGAATGAGCAGAGATGGAGAAGAAGGATATAATGACTATTTGAATCTTTGGAAAAGAAAGATAAATTTAATATTTTTAAATGAACAATATTTAAATACAGAGATTTTTAATAGTCAGGTTGAAATATATGATAAAATAGAAAATATTGAGATAGATGATACATTTTCTCCATTGATAAAAGGAATTGTAGAAACTTTAAAAAATATTTTAAGAAAGCAAATAAAAGTAGCTTTTGAACAGTCAGAAAAAGAAAGAGATGATATTGTCAAAAGAATAACTGAAGGTCAGAAATTAACTATTAAAAAAATGGGAAGGCCTAAAAGAAAAATTCCTGAAGTATTAAAAAATGAAATAATAGATGGATATATAAATAGTAGAAAAAAAGATGTAAAGTATTTTATAGATAACTATAAAATAAGTAGAAAAACTTTTTATAATTATATAAATGATTTAAAAAATAATTTTTAA